From the Leucobacter tenebrionis genome, one window contains:
- the tyrS gene encoding tyrosine--tRNA ligase: MSVAEERAEILAAQRNDDSFPTLWDELQWRGLVHVSTDPEALSELLEGEPFTYYCGFDPTAPSLHLGNLVQLLLLRRLQLKGHKPLGLVGGSTGLIGDPRPTAERTLNSRDTVGEWVTRLQAQVSRFLSAEGDNAVRLVNNLDWTAPLSAIDFLREIGKHFRVGTMLKKDAVAARLNSDEGISYTEFSYQVLQGFDFLELYRQYDCVLQSGGSDQWGNLTSGTDLIRKVEGRSAHAVGTPLITNADGTKFGKSEGNAIWLDPEMCSPYTFYQFWLNQADADVIDRLKVFTFLSRAEIEDYERQVAEEPFKRAAQKRLALEVTTLVHGAAAAQGAIDASEALFGRGDLTALDEATLRGAVSELPQAAGSAGASVAQLMVETGLVKSLGEARRAIAQGGVYVNNAAVESEDRALEAADLLHGRFAVLRRGKKTLAGIVAG, translated from the coding sequence GTGTCTGTAGCAGAAGAACGAGCCGAGATCCTGGCCGCCCAGCGCAACGACGACAGCTTCCCCACCCTGTGGGACGAGCTGCAGTGGCGCGGGCTGGTGCACGTATCGACCGACCCCGAGGCGCTGTCAGAGCTGCTCGAGGGTGAGCCGTTCACCTATTACTGCGGCTTCGACCCGACCGCTCCCAGCCTGCACCTGGGCAACCTCGTGCAGCTGCTGCTGCTGCGCCGACTGCAGCTCAAGGGGCACAAGCCGCTCGGTCTGGTCGGCGGATCCACCGGGCTGATCGGCGATCCGCGCCCCACCGCGGAGCGGACGCTCAACAGCCGCGACACCGTGGGCGAGTGGGTGACCCGTCTGCAGGCCCAGGTGTCGCGCTTCCTCTCGGCAGAGGGAGACAACGCCGTGCGGCTCGTCAACAACCTCGACTGGACGGCGCCGCTGAGCGCGATCGACTTCCTGCGCGAGATCGGCAAGCACTTCCGCGTCGGCACCATGCTCAAGAAGGACGCGGTCGCGGCGCGCCTCAACTCGGACGAGGGGATCAGCTACACCGAGTTCAGCTACCAGGTGCTGCAGGGCTTCGACTTCCTCGAGCTCTACCGCCAGTACGACTGCGTGCTGCAGTCGGGCGGCAGCGACCAGTGGGGCAACCTCACGAGCGGCACCGACCTCATCCGCAAGGTCGAGGGACGGTCTGCGCACGCGGTCGGCACCCCGCTCATCACGAACGCCGACGGCACGAAGTTCGGCAAGAGCGAGGGCAACGCGATCTGGCTCGACCCCGAGATGTGCTCGCCGTACACCTTCTACCAGTTCTGGCTCAACCAGGCCGACGCCGACGTGATCGACCGCCTGAAGGTGTTCACCTTCCTGTCGCGCGCCGAGATCGAGGACTACGAGCGCCAGGTCGCCGAGGAGCCCTTCAAGCGCGCCGCCCAGAAGCGGCTCGCGCTCGAGGTGACGACGCTGGTGCACGGAGCGGCGGCGGCCCAGGGCGCGATCGACGCATCGGAGGCGCTGTTCGGGCGCGGGGATCTCACCGCGCTCGATGAGGCGACGCTTCGGGGAGCGGTGTCGGAGCTGCCGCAGGCGGCGGGCTCCGCGGGGGCGTCGGTGGCGCAGCTCATGGTCGAGACCGGTCTCGTCAAGAGCCTGGGCGAGGCGCGTCGCGCGATCGCTCAGGGCGGTGTCTACGTGAACAATGCGGCGGTGGAATCCGAGGATCGCGCGCTCGAGGCGGCGGATCTGCTGCACGGGCGGTTCGCCGTGCTGCGCCGCGGCAAGAAGACCCTGGCGGGGATCGTCGCGGGTTGA